The following DNA comes from Trueperaceae bacterium.
GGAGGTCGCCATGGCTCGGCCGCTGCTCGAGGTCTCACACCTGAGCCGCAGCTTCGGGGAACTGAAGGCCGTCAAGGACGTCTCGTTCACGATCCACGAGGGCGAGACGTACGGGCTGCTCGGTCCCAACGGCGCTGGCAAGACGACGACGATCTCGATGGTGTCCGGCGTGCTGCGCCGCGACGCCGGCGAGGTCAGGCTGGACGGGGTGCCCGTGCGGGCGACGGACACCGCCGGGCGCGCCGCCATAGGCCTGGTGCCGCAGGACCTGGCGATCTACCCCGACCTCACGGGCCGCGAGAACCTCGCCTTCTTCGGGCGCCTCTACGGCCTGGCGGGCGCCGAGCTGGCCCGGCGCGTGGACGAGGTCCTCGACCTCGTCGGCCTCGCCGACCGCGGACGGTCGCTGGCGCGCACCTACTCGGGCGGCATGAAGCGGCGCCTCAACATCGCCGTGGGGCTGCTGCACCGGCCCAAGCTGCTGATCCTCGACGAGCCGACCGTGGGCGTCGACCCGCAGTCGCGCAACGCGATCCTGGAGAGCGTCGAGCTGCTCGCGGGCGAGGGCGTGGCCGTGCTCTACACGACGCACTACATGGAGGAGGCCGAGAGGCTCTGTGACCGCGTGGGCATCATCGACGAGGGCGAGCTGAAGGCCGAGGGCACCCGGCGCGAGCTCGTCGACCTCGTCGGCGGCGAGGACGTCGTGCGGCTCGAGGCCGCGGGCGAGCTCGACGCGGCCGCGGCGGCGCTGCAGG
Coding sequences within:
- a CDS encoding ABC transporter ATP-binding protein, whose product is MARPLLEVSHLSRSFGELKAVKDVSFTIHEGETYGLLGPNGAGKTTTISMVSGVLRRDAGEVRLDGVPVRATDTAGRAAIGLVPQDLAIYPDLTGRENLAFFGRLYGLAGAELARRVDEVLDLVGLADRGRSLARTYSGGMKRRLNIAVGLLHRPKLLILDEPTVGVDPQSRNAILESVELLAGEGVAVLYTTHYMEEAERLCDRVGIIDEGELKAEGTRRELVDLVGGEDVVRLEAAGELDAAAAALQELDGVKRVDVKGGALQVMAAGAGRLLPGIVRTVADAGASVARVEVSEPDLESVFLHLTGKALRD